Proteins encoded together in one Telopea speciosissima isolate NSW1024214 ecotype Mountain lineage chromosome 4, Tspe_v1, whole genome shotgun sequence window:
- the LOC122659377 gene encoding secreted RxLR effector protein 161-like yields MIGSLLYLTTSRPYILQSVCLVARFQANPKESHLLAVKRIFRYLQDTTDFGLWYTMSKDFAYSDADWARCVDDRKSTSGGAFYLGQSLVAWHSKKQESVSLSTAEAEYIAATTTCTQILWMKRQVQDFGMKCDGPISIKCDNSSAISISKNPVQHSRTKHIDIRYHFLKEQVALNEVRLDFFSNNRPSG; encoded by the coding sequence ATGATAGGCAGCTTATTGTATCTTACAACGTCTAGACCATATATACTACAGTCAGTGTGCTTAGTTGCAAGGTTTCAAGCTAATCCTAAGGAGAGTCATCTATTGGCAGTGAAGAGGATATTCAGATACTTGCAGGATACAACAGATTTTGGTTTGTGGTACACAATGTCCAAAGATTTTGCATattcagatgctgactgggctagATGTGTTGATGATAGAAAGAGCACCAGTGGTGGAGCATTTTATCTTGGTCAGAGTCTTGTAGCTTGGCATAGTAAGAAGCAAGAATCAGTTTCTTTGTCTACAGCAGAGGCTGAGTACATTGCAGCAACCACTACCTGTactcaaattttgtggatgaagaggcaagttcaagattttggtATGAAGTGTGATGGACCAATCAGCATCAAGTGTGATAATTCAAGTGCCATCAGTATCTCCAAGAATCCTGTACAACATTCAAGAACGAAGCACATTGACATTAGATATCACTTCTTGAAGGAGCAGGTTGCTTTGAATGAAGTGAGgctggattttttttccaacaacAGACCAAgtggctga